In Mesorhizobium sp. 113-3-3, a genomic segment contains:
- a CDS encoding heavy metal translocating P-type ATPase, whose protein sequence is MNESTLRRALLVIAILGLALGIGVWRTGLGPLEADTIWTIATLPVVAALAISILRDFWIGRFGVDAIALVSMSAALLLGQPLAAVVVAIMYAGGTVLEDFARGRAERNLKALTDRSPRVAHRTSTPGAETIAVEEVAVGDVLLVRAGELLPVDGILLDASASLDESAVTGEPLPERRSAGDVLRSGTVNAGETFSMRASAVAEQSTYAAIVRMVAAAQTAKSPFIRMADRFALFLLPVTLLVSGAAWYVSGDPIRALAVLVVATPCPLILAAPVAFIGGVSRAARAGILMKGSAALEALAQVRTAIFDKTGTLTIGGAELLEIEAAPGCDSDHLLQRLASLEQASHHVLADSIIRAAHGRQLILSHPRDVREHRGAGLKGCVDDMSIAAGSRALVLAEKPLPGWAKGGEDRYRTEAVLRVFVSLDNQLAGVFTFGDAVRADAQETLVSLRSAGIRRMVMLTGDDSTAANRISSRLDLDVVVADAVPADKVATVEAEKALGPTMMVGDGINDAPALAAATVGIAMGERGATASSEAADVIVLAGRLAPVADAVRIAQRTRAIALQSIVVGLALSALAMLAAAMGQITPVAGALLQEGIDVAVIVNALRTLGDGRLRRA, encoded by the coding sequence ATGAACGAGTCCACCCTGCGACGCGCATTGCTGGTCATTGCCATCCTGGGTCTCGCCCTCGGCATCGGCGTCTGGCGAACCGGGCTCGGTCCTCTTGAGGCCGACACGATCTGGACGATAGCGACTTTGCCCGTGGTAGCGGCTCTCGCCATCTCCATTCTGCGTGATTTCTGGATCGGCCGCTTCGGTGTCGACGCGATTGCGCTGGTGTCGATGTCGGCCGCGCTGCTTCTTGGCCAACCGTTGGCTGCAGTGGTGGTCGCCATCATGTATGCCGGAGGCACCGTGCTCGAGGATTTTGCGCGCGGCCGCGCGGAGCGGAACCTCAAGGCACTCACCGACCGGTCGCCGCGTGTCGCTCACCGGACCTCAACGCCAGGGGCCGAGACCATCGCCGTCGAAGAGGTTGCTGTCGGCGATGTGCTTTTGGTTCGCGCAGGCGAACTGCTCCCTGTCGACGGCATTTTGCTTGATGCTTCGGCCTCACTCGACGAGTCGGCCGTCACAGGAGAGCCGCTGCCAGAACGGCGCAGCGCAGGGGATGTGCTGCGCAGCGGCACCGTCAATGCCGGCGAGACCTTCAGCATGCGGGCCTCTGCCGTCGCGGAACAAAGCACCTATGCCGCGATCGTGCGCATGGTCGCTGCAGCGCAGACCGCTAAATCCCCGTTCATTCGCATGGCCGACCGCTTTGCCCTGTTCCTTCTGCCGGTCACGTTGCTGGTTTCCGGCGCGGCCTGGTATGTTTCCGGCGACCCAATCAGAGCGCTTGCGGTGTTGGTCGTCGCCACGCCCTGTCCGCTCATCCTCGCCGCGCCCGTGGCCTTTATCGGCGGTGTGTCGCGCGCAGCACGTGCCGGCATCCTCATGAAAGGCAGCGCGGCTCTGGAAGCGCTTGCACAAGTCCGAACCGCGATCTTCGACAAGACCGGCACCTTGACCATCGGCGGCGCGGAACTCCTCGAGATCGAAGCGGCACCCGGCTGTGACTCGGACCATCTGCTGCAGCGGTTGGCATCGCTGGAACAAGCCTCGCACCATGTGCTTGCCGACTCGATCATCCGGGCGGCGCACGGCCGGCAGTTGATCCTTTCTCATCCGCGCGATGTCCGCGAGCATCGCGGAGCCGGACTGAAGGGCTGTGTCGACGATATGTCGATCGCGGCGGGGTCTCGGGCTCTCGTACTCGCCGAAAAGCCGTTGCCCGGCTGGGCGAAAGGCGGTGAGGACCGCTACCGGACCGAAGCGGTGCTGAGGGTCTTTGTTTCACTCGACAACCAGCTTGCAGGCGTTTTTACCTTCGGCGATGCCGTGCGCGCCGATGCACAAGAGACGCTTGTCAGTCTGCGGTCGGCCGGCATCAGGCGTATGGTCATGCTGACGGGCGATGACAGTACGGCAGCAAATCGTATTTCTTCCAGGCTGGACCTGGATGTTGTCGTCGCTGATGCCGTTCCCGCGGATAAGGTGGCGACGGTCGAAGCCGAGAAAGCCTTGGGACCGACAATGATGGTCGGCGACGGCATCAACGATGCCCCGGCGCTGGCGGCCGCTACGGTCGGTATCGCCATGGGCGAACGTGGAGCGACGGCCTCTTCCGAGGCCGCCGATGTCATCGTTCTCGCCGGCCGGCTGGCGCCCGTCGCCGACGCCGTGCGGATTGCCCAGCGGACGCGCGCGATCGCCCTGCAGAGCATCGTCGTCGGGCTGGCGCTGTCGGCCCTGGCCATGCTTGCGGCTGCCATGGGGCAGATCACGCCGGTAGCAGGCGCATTGCTTCAGGAAGGCATCGACGTGGCGGTTATCGTCAACGCGCTGCGCACTCTTGGCGACGGACGTCTCCGGCGCGCATAG
- the trxC gene encoding thioredoxin TrxC, with amino-acid sequence MAEQNLVVCCECGGVNRLPPARNAREAKCGKCASRLFSGHPLDVDATSFDHQVARSSIPVVVDIWAPWCGPCKAMAPAYEAAASELEPHVRLIKLNSDNEQAVAARLGIRGIPTMIMFHGGREVARISGAMTAGQIVRWVRDRLPTVAA; translated from the coding sequence ATGGCAGAGCAAAATTTGGTGGTTTGCTGCGAATGCGGCGGCGTCAACCGCTTGCCACCCGCCCGCAACGCGCGGGAGGCAAAATGCGGAAAGTGCGCAAGCAGACTGTTTTCGGGTCACCCGCTGGACGTTGACGCGACGTCGTTCGACCATCAGGTTGCGCGCAGCAGCATCCCCGTTGTCGTCGACATCTGGGCACCCTGGTGCGGCCCCTGCAAGGCGATGGCACCCGCATATGAGGCGGCTGCGAGCGAGTTGGAGCCGCATGTCCGCTTGATAAAGCTCAATTCCGACAATGAGCAGGCCGTCGCGGCAAGGCTCGGCATTCGCGGCATCCCGACGATGATTATGTTTCATGGCGGGCGCGAAGTCGCGCGCATATCGGGCGCAATGACGGCAGGCCAGATCGTCAGGTGGGTTCGCGACCGCCTGCCGACAGTTGCCGCCTGA
- a CDS encoding MgtC/SapB family protein has product MDPLISRLGLALAIGLLVGLERGWQERDAPDRSRTAGIRTFGISGLLGGVLAALANALGAVSVLVGGFIAFAAIFAWYKAREAAHDEDFSVTSVIAGLGVFALGALSVAGDYRAAAAGGAALAALLASRELLHGLLKRLTWVELRSALILAVMTAIVLPLLPNRTLDPWGGFNPWEVWFLTVLMASISFAGYVAVRILGTTRGLLVSSLAGAIVSSTAVTLALARNAVSASNAVPLAGAASLAAMVSVLRVCVVILIIEPSVFAPVGVPAIAAALAFAACGALMLSRGNGDGESGAVARNPFELGPLLLFALLFAFVATASAGLAAQFGGRGLLATSALAGTFDVDVSVLGALRLIRHSVPVETVGKAVLAALAANAIGRLLLAISAGPVSFWLPLAAATLVAATIGIGAMLLTGF; this is encoded by the coding sequence ATGGATCCGCTCATTTCCCGGCTTGGACTGGCGCTGGCGATAGGTCTCCTCGTCGGCCTGGAACGTGGCTGGCAGGAGCGCGATGCGCCTGATCGCAGTCGCACGGCCGGAATTCGCACATTCGGCATATCGGGCCTGCTCGGCGGCGTTCTCGCCGCACTCGCCAATGCGCTCGGCGCGGTGTCGGTACTGGTCGGCGGGTTCATCGCTTTTGCGGCAATTTTCGCCTGGTACAAGGCGCGAGAAGCTGCCCACGACGAGGATTTCAGCGTCACGAGCGTGATCGCGGGCCTTGGCGTTTTCGCGCTTGGCGCGCTCTCTGTCGCCGGCGATTATCGTGCCGCCGCAGCCGGTGGGGCGGCATTGGCGGCACTCCTGGCCAGCCGTGAGCTCCTGCACGGTCTGTTGAAGCGACTGACCTGGGTCGAGCTCCGCTCAGCACTGATCCTGGCGGTAATGACCGCGATCGTCTTGCCCTTGCTGCCAAACCGGACACTGGACCCGTGGGGCGGTTTCAATCCATGGGAAGTCTGGTTCCTGACGGTGCTGATGGCCTCGATCTCTTTTGCCGGGTATGTCGCTGTTCGCATCCTGGGAACGACGCGTGGCCTGCTGGTCAGTTCGCTCGCCGGCGCGATCGTCTCTTCCACTGCCGTCACCTTGGCGCTTGCCCGCAACGCCGTCTCGGCGAGCAACGCAGTGCCGCTCGCAGGGGCAGCTTCGCTGGCTGCGATGGTTTCGGTGCTCCGCGTCTGCGTGGTGATTCTGATCATCGAGCCAAGCGTGTTCGCGCCGGTCGGCGTTCCGGCGATTGCCGCGGCGCTGGCCTTCGCCGCCTGCGGGGCATTGATGCTGTCTCGCGGCAATGGCGATGGCGAAAGTGGCGCTGTCGCGCGCAATCCATTCGAATTGGGTCCGCTGCTGCTGTTCGCCCTGCTCTTCGCGTTTGTCGCGACCGCGAGCGCTGGTCTGGCCGCGCAATTCGGCGGGCGCGGCCTGCTGGCAACCTCGGCGCTGGCAGGCACGTTCGATGTCGACGTCTCGGTGCTCGGTGCGTTGCGGCTGATCAGGCATTCGGTGCCCGTGGAGACGGTAGGCAAAGCGGTACTCGCGGCGTTGGCGGCAAATGCAATTGGCCGTTTGCTGCTCGCAATTTCTGCCGGTCCGGTCAGCTTCTGGCTGCCATTGGCCGCGGCAACCCTCGTCGCCGCGACTATCGGCATCGGCGCCATGTTGTTGACCGGCTTCTGA
- a CDS encoding NAD(P)H-dependent oxidoreductase yields the protein MSMRRILIVVGHPDPSPDRLCRGLAKAYGEGAEEAGHTVRRVDLAAIDFPMLRTMQQFEHGKVPDELKEAAEAIVWAEHIVFVFPLWLGTMPALLKAFLEQVMRPGTAFAYPDKGGGFTKTLLRGRSARVVVTMGMPSTLYRLWFLGHGIAGMRRSILHFVGISPVRETLFGMAAGASDATRTKWIRQMRALGERAR from the coding sequence ATGTCGATGCGGCGTATCCTGATTGTGGTCGGCCATCCCGACCCGTCCCCGGACCGGCTCTGCCGCGGTCTTGCCAAGGCCTATGGCGAAGGCGCGGAAGAGGCTGGTCACACGGTGCGCAGAGTCGATCTGGCGGCGATCGATTTTCCCATGCTGCGGACAATGCAGCAGTTTGAACACGGCAAAGTTCCTGACGAACTGAAAGAGGCCGCGGAGGCGATCGTGTGGGCCGAGCACATCGTCTTTGTCTTCCCGCTGTGGCTGGGCACGATGCCGGCATTGCTCAAGGCTTTCCTCGAACAGGTCATGCGGCCGGGAACGGCTTTCGCTTACCCGGACAAGGGCGGCGGTTTCACCAAGACACTGCTTCGCGGCCGCTCCGCGCGCGTCGTGGTGACGATGGGCATGCCCTCCACCCTTTACCGGCTTTGGTTCCTTGGCCACGGCATCGCCGGTATGCGGCGCAGCATTCTGCATTTTGTCGGCATCAGTCCCGTGCGCGAGACCTTGTTCGGCATGGCCGCCGGTGCAAGCGATGCGACCCGAACGAAATGGATCCGGCAAATGCGTGCACTGGGAGAGCGGGCCAGGTAA
- a CDS encoding cupredoxin domain-containing protein, translating to MKTMSRRAALGLAAAMLMAGSAGAVQAASLVQISLWDKGASTEMPMGLAYATPGFDLAKATMGIKALPGAVKAGEVTFNVKNDSKDTIHEMIVMYLADPGKPLPYVEAENRVDEDKAGDKGEVSELDPGKSGTLTVELKAGKYLLICNVPGHYGAGMWTEFTVDP from the coding sequence ATGAAAACCATGTCGAGGAGAGCAGCGCTCGGGCTCGCGGCGGCGATGCTCATGGCCGGCAGTGCCGGCGCCGTCCAGGCTGCTTCGCTTGTCCAAATCTCGCTGTGGGACAAGGGCGCGAGTACGGAGATGCCGATGGGGCTTGCCTATGCAACGCCAGGCTTCGATCTCGCCAAGGCGACCATGGGGATCAAGGCTTTGCCAGGTGCGGTAAAGGCCGGAGAGGTCACATTCAATGTGAAGAATGACTCCAAGGACACCATCCACGAAATGATCGTGATGTACCTTGCCGATCCCGGCAAGCCGCTTCCGTACGTTGAGGCCGAGAACCGGGTCGACGAAGACAAGGCGGGCGACAAGGGCGAGGTTTCGGAACTTGATCCTGGCAAATCAGGCACATTGACCGTCGAATTGAAGGCCGGAAAATACCTGCTTATCTGCAACGTACCGGGTCACTATGGAGCCGGCATGTGGACCGAATTCACCGTTGATCCATAG